A stretch of the Gracilinanus agilis isolate LMUSP501 chromosome 4, AgileGrace, whole genome shotgun sequence genome encodes the following:
- the GGPS1 gene encoding geranylgeranyl pyrophosphate synthase isoform X1 has translation MEVQKTSERILLEPYRYLLQLPGKQVRTKLSQAFNHWLKVPEDKTQIIIEVTEMLHNASLLIDDIEDNSKLRRGFPVAHSIYGIPSVINSANYVYFLGLEKVLTLNHPDAVKLFTRQLLELHQGQGLDIYWRDNYTCPTEEEYKAMVLQKTGGLFGLAVGLMQLFSNYKEDLKPLLNTLGLFFQIRDDYANLHSKEYSENKSFCEDLTEGKFSFPTIHAIWSRPESTQVQNILRQRTENIDIKKYCVHYLENVGSFEYTRNTLKELEAEAYKQIEALGGNPELVALIKHLSKMFKEEN, from the exons GTAAACAAGTGAGAACCAAACTTTCACAGGCATTCAATCACTGGCTGAAAGTTCCCGAAGATAAGACACAG ATTATCATTGAAGTTACAGAGATGCTACATAATGCCAGTTTACTCATTGATGACATTGAAGACAACTCAAAACTACGCCGTGGCTTTCCTGTTGCCCACAGCATATATGGAATTCCATCTGTTATCAATTCTGCCAATTATGTATATTTCCTTGGACTAGAGAAAGTTTTAACTCTCAATCACCCAGATGCAGTAAAGCTCTTTACCCGCCAACTTCTAGAACTTCATCAGGGACAAGGCTTAGATATTTACTGGAGGGATAACTACACATGTCCCACTGAAGAAGAGTATAAAGCTATGGTGCTGCAGAAGACAGGTGGACTTTTTGGATTAGCAGTAGGTCTCATGCAGTTGTTCTCCAACTACAAAGAAGATTTAAAGCCACTCCTTAATACACTTGGCCTCTTTTTCCAAATTAGGGATGATTATGCTAATCTACACTCCAAGGAATACAGTGAGAACAAAAGTTTTTGTGAAGATCTAACTGAGGGCAAATTTTCATTTCCTACTATTCATGCTATTTGGTCTAGACCTGAAAGCACTCAGGTTCAGAATATCTTGCGACAGAGGACAGAAAACatagatattaaaaaatactGTGTACATTATCTTGAGAATGTAGGTTCCTTTGAATATACTCGTAATACACTTAAGGAGCTTGAAGCTGAAGCCTATAAACAAATTGAAGCACTTGGTGGAAATCCCGAGTTGGTAGCTCTAATTAAGCATTTAAGTAAGatgttcaaagaagaaaattga
- the GGPS1 gene encoding geranylgeranyl pyrophosphate synthase isoform X2 yields MLHNASLLIDDIEDNSKLRRGFPVAHSIYGIPSVINSANYVYFLGLEKVLTLNHPDAVKLFTRQLLELHQGQGLDIYWRDNYTCPTEEEYKAMVLQKTGGLFGLAVGLMQLFSNYKEDLKPLLNTLGLFFQIRDDYANLHSKEYSENKSFCEDLTEGKFSFPTIHAIWSRPESTQVQNILRQRTENIDIKKYCVHYLENVGSFEYTRNTLKELEAEAYKQIEALGGNPELVALIKHLSKMFKEEN; encoded by the coding sequence ATGCTACATAATGCCAGTTTACTCATTGATGACATTGAAGACAACTCAAAACTACGCCGTGGCTTTCCTGTTGCCCACAGCATATATGGAATTCCATCTGTTATCAATTCTGCCAATTATGTATATTTCCTTGGACTAGAGAAAGTTTTAACTCTCAATCACCCAGATGCAGTAAAGCTCTTTACCCGCCAACTTCTAGAACTTCATCAGGGACAAGGCTTAGATATTTACTGGAGGGATAACTACACATGTCCCACTGAAGAAGAGTATAAAGCTATGGTGCTGCAGAAGACAGGTGGACTTTTTGGATTAGCAGTAGGTCTCATGCAGTTGTTCTCCAACTACAAAGAAGATTTAAAGCCACTCCTTAATACACTTGGCCTCTTTTTCCAAATTAGGGATGATTATGCTAATCTACACTCCAAGGAATACAGTGAGAACAAAAGTTTTTGTGAAGATCTAACTGAGGGCAAATTTTCATTTCCTACTATTCATGCTATTTGGTCTAGACCTGAAAGCACTCAGGTTCAGAATATCTTGCGACAGAGGACAGAAAACatagatattaaaaaatactGTGTACATTATCTTGAGAATGTAGGTTCCTTTGAATATACTCGTAATACACTTAAGGAGCTTGAAGCTGAAGCCTATAAACAAATTGAAGCACTTGGTGGAAATCCCGAGTTGGTAGCTCTAATTAAGCATTTAAGTAAGatgttcaaagaagaaaattga